A genomic region of Saccopteryx bilineata isolate mSacBil1 chromosome 1, mSacBil1_pri_phased_curated, whole genome shotgun sequence contains the following coding sequences:
- the C1H11orf42 gene encoding uncharacterized protein C11orf42 homolog — protein MLVGTPHLITLDEADATWTLIKDKVIEERFGATVVAVPFLSDAACYDLLGVLVKQSRPGHTRLALTGRQGRRALKPVGPLPNLLEQVGSEGAFAHCTREYSPNGRADIAYEEMRLLDGQPCRIHLHMGGLRKKVAFLLLPPGQVSLQKTLPWLRSTHSIYVIYQVFSCSWMQLGLLPTGHEPQMLRLQRSLPIAFSCLKFSLQPKGVLGPQKALTKDPLLHGTNWVRPNLNIMPSLAPPLVPEDTPQAADVPPPVPAPSTPPPQEGREGRLTRVSYKGRNPFRRGPQMLSENWLFSPRNPPPGAQGGGPGDPDRHSMSLPLLQGLSSEFDSDD, from the exons GTGATCGAAGAGCGTTTTGGGGCCACTGTGGTGGCAGTACCTTTCCTGTCGGATGCTGCCTGCTATGACCTTCTGGGTGTGCTAGTGAAGCAGTCCCGCCCAGGACACACCCGCCTGGCTTTGACAGGTCGGCAGGGCCGGCGGGCGCTAAAACCAGTGGGACCGCTACCGAATCTCCTGGAGCAGGTAGGGTCTGAGGGTGCCTTTGCCCACTGCACTCGGGAATACTCACCGAACGGCCGAGCAGATATAGCCTATGAAGAAATGCGACTCTTGGATGGGCAGCCCTGCCGGATCCACCTACATATGGGTGGCCTACGCAAGAAGGTGGCCTTCCTGTTGCTGCCGCCAGGGCAGGTGAGCCTACAGAAGACTCTTCCCTGGCTCCGAAGCACCCACAGCATCTACGTCATCTACCAGGTCTTCTCCTGTTCCTGGATGCAGCTGGGGCTGCTGCCTACAGGCCACGAACCCCAGATGCTCCGGTTACAACGGTCACTGCCTATTGCCTTCTCATGCCTCAAGTTTTCACTGCAGCCCAAAGGAGTGCTGGGACCACAAAAGGCCCTCACTAAAGACCCGCTGCTCCATGGGACCAACTGGGTCAGACCCAACCTCAACATCATGCCATCTCTGGCACCCCCATTGGTCCCTGAGGATACTCCACAAGCTGCTGATGTGCCCCCACCTGTCCCAGCCCCATCCACACCACCTCcccaagaagggagagagggcagaCTCACCAGAGTTTCCTACAAGGGTCGAAACCCATTCCGAAGGGGGCCCCAGATGCTGTCAG AGAACTGGCTCTTCAGCCCCCGCAACCCCCCACCAGGAGCCCAGGGTGGGGGCCCCGGGGACCCCGACCGGCACTCCATGTCCCTGCCCCTGCTGCAGGGTCTGTCCTCAGAGTTCGACAGCGACGACTGA